One window from the genome of Pyrobaculum ferrireducens encodes:
- a CDS encoding DUF371 domain-containing protein translates to MPVEECVERVARGEAPRDVFTARGHPNVTARNQKSLEITKDPYLTKRGNCIVACCSEKAAGELAGDVLGALARGGVVVLILDTGNRWDYVIGETPIATPTSKWRIVVRKSGYVDDSTVAIHANKAASDLDRELVAELKRGVPLRIIVGVCSTI, encoded by the coding sequence ATGCCTGTGGAGGAATGTGTCGAGAGGGTGGCGCGCGGCGAGGCGCCGCGTGACGTCTTCACGGCCAGGGGGCACCCCAATGTAACTGCCAGAAACCAGAAGTCGCTAGAAATAACAAAAGACCCGTATCTAACTAAGAGGGGCAACTGCATAGTAGCTTGTTGCTCAGAAAAGGCGGCTGGCGAACTAGCGGGGGATGTGCTGGGCGCCTTGGCGCGGGGCGGCGTGGTCGTGTTAATACTAGACACCGGCAACCGCTGGGATTACGTAATCGGCGAGACGCCTATAGCAACGCCTACATCAAAATGGCGGATAGTTGTGAGGAAAAGCGGATACGTAGACGACTCGACGGTGGCAATCCACGCCAATAAGGCGGCCTCGGATCTAGATAGGGAACTCGTGGCCGAGTTGAAACGTGGAGTGCCGCTGAGGATTATCGTCGGCGTCTGCTCCACGATCTAG
- a CDS encoding NAD(P)/FAD-dependent oxidoreductase: MRVAVIGAGPAGLAFASRYRDAEVFEEHTEVGLPRHCTSLVSASSADRVGVPRSLVVAKYNELTVTDLGGRLIRFRIKGGVYLIDRPGLEQSLASYVPRLNLGRKVVALGRGYIYTADGGRHGPYDYVILAEGSVRRFSSRLGHVVRLPGLQVDVKSEVDLPGITVVYNQKLSKTYFSWIVEIDRGVYRVGLADTCCVVEKLRKLVRLMRGSPVGKPFGGGVLAGPPLRRVAHGRYIAVGDAAGLVKPLSGGGILLALKSGGLAARAVEEGNPQLYEAATLSTRLRLRAAFAAFRLLYGMRLVDRALATLDGGDYVAVDYDDHVMTLATAALTDARSLLVLREALRFLAGNRDVLHLL; this comes from the coding sequence GTGCGAGTCGCCGTCATCGGCGCGGGGCCCGCCGGGCTCGCCTTCGCCAGCCGGTATAGAGATGCGGAGGTATTTGAAGAACACACAGAGGTGGGGTTGCCCCGTCACTGTACAAGCTTGGTGAGCGCCTCGTCGGCGGATCGGGTGGGCGTCCCCAGGTCGTTAGTCGTTGCGAAATACAACGAGTTGACTGTCACAGATCTAGGCGGCCGCCTCATACGCTTTAGAATTAAAGGCGGCGTGTACCTGATAGACAGGCCGGGGCTTGAGCAGAGCCTCGCCAGCTATGTGCCTAGGCTTAACCTCGGCAGGAAGGTAGTGGCCTTGGGCAGAGGCTACATATACACCGCCGATGGCGGGAGGCACGGGCCGTACGACTACGTTATACTAGCAGAGGGCTCCGTCAGGAGGTTTTCTAGCAGACTTGGCCACGTAGTTAGGTTGCCCGGCCTACAGGTAGACGTAAAGAGCGAGGTGGACCTACCTGGCATAACCGTTGTCTACAACCAGAAGCTGTCGAAAACCTATTTCTCGTGGATTGTCGAAATAGATAGAGGTGTGTACAGAGTAGGCCTCGCAGACACCTGCTGTGTTGTGGAGAAGTTAAGGAAGCTGGTAAGGTTGATGCGGGGCAGTCCTGTAGGGAAGCCGTTCGGCGGGGGGGTGCTGGCGGGGCCTCCACTGCGTAGAGTGGCGCACGGCCGGTATATTGCTGTTGGCGACGCCGCGGGCTTGGTGAAGCCCCTCAGCGGCGGCGGGATACTGCTGGCTCTCAAAAGCGGCGGCCTGGCGGCGAGGGCAGTTGAGGAGGGCAACCCCCAGCTCTACGAGGCCGCCACCCTCTCCACTAGGCTTAGGCTGAGGGCGGCCTTCGCGGCGTTTAGACTACTATACGGCATGAGGCTGGTGGACCGCGCCCTGGCAACCCTCGACGGGGGGGACTACGTGGCTGTGGACTACGACGACCACGTCATGACGTTGGCAACCGCCGCCTTGACTGATGCGAGATCTCTCCTTGTGCTGAGAGAAGCTCTGAGGTTTTTAGCGGGTAATCGTGATGTTCTTCATCTCCTCTAG
- a CDS encoding tyrosine--tRNA ligase — MDVESKLALILRYPTEEILTVEELRELLQVGYRLNHYIGFEISGFIHIGTGIVSMSKVVDLQKAGVRTQVLLADIHSWLNNKLGGDLETIRRVAVTYYVETFKKIIEALGGDPDATRFVLGSDLYHHNDEYWLLLMDITRNLTLSQVRHSLTILGRKMGESIPLAYLVYPPLQVADVFALSAHIPHGGIDQRRAHILARQVADKIRFYPMEVNGRRIKPVALHHRLLPALNISTKPSSKEELSEMKMSKSIPQSAIFVHDTPEDIRQKVARAYCPPREVEYNPVLELLRISVFREERKEPFVLRRPQQYGGDIEAWSYEEVEAMYREGKIHPADLKNATAEALITLLEPVRRYFQGPGAKLLEEMKNITITR; from the coding sequence ATGGATGTTGAAAGTAAATTGGCGCTGATTTTGAGATACCCCACTGAGGAGATCTTGACGGTCGAGGAGCTTAGAGAGCTCCTCCAGGTCGGGTATAGGCTGAACCACTACATCGGTTTTGAAATTAGCGGCTTCATCCACATAGGGACCGGCATCGTCAGCATGTCTAAAGTGGTGGATTTGCAGAAGGCTGGAGTTAGGACGCAGGTGCTCCTGGCGGATATACATTCCTGGCTGAATAACAAGCTCGGCGGCGACCTGGAGACGATTAGGAGGGTGGCCGTGACGTACTATGTGGAGACTTTTAAGAAGATTATCGAGGCCCTGGGGGGCGATCCCGACGCGACGAGGTTCGTCCTAGGCTCCGACTTGTACCACCACAACGATGAGTACTGGCTACTACTGATGGACATTACCAGAAACCTAACGCTTTCGCAGGTGAGACACAGCCTCACGATACTGGGCAGGAAGATGGGCGAATCTATCCCACTCGCCTACCTGGTGTACCCACCACTCCAGGTGGCGGACGTCTTCGCCTTGTCGGCCCACATACCCCACGGCGGCATCGACCAGAGAAGGGCCCACATCCTCGCCAGGCAGGTGGCTGACAAAATCAGATTCTACCCAATGGAGGTAAACGGGAGGCGCATCAAGCCCGTTGCTCTGCACCACAGGCTCCTCCCAGCGCTTAACATATCCACCAAGCCCAGTAGCAAGGAGGAGCTCAGCGAGATGAAGATGTCGAAGAGCATACCCCAGAGCGCCATTTTTGTACACGACACCCCCGAGGATATTAGGCAGAAGGTGGCCCGGGCCTACTGCCCCCCTAGGGAGGTTGAGTATAACCCGGTGCTCGAGTTGCTACGCATATCTGTGTTTAGGGAGGAGAGGAAGGAGCCCTTTGTCTTGAGGCGGCCTCAGCAGTACGGCGGCGACATAGAGGCTTGGAGTTATGAAGAGGTGGAGGCGATGTATAGGGAGGGCAAGATACACCCCGCCGACTTGAAAAACGCCACAGCCGAGGCTTTAATCACCCTCCTGGAGCCGGTCCGCAGATACTTCCAGGGCCCGGGGGCGAAGTTGCTAGAGGAGATGAAGAACATCACGATTACCCGCTAA
- a CDS encoding PIN domain-containing protein, with translation MNCYVLDASAFIHGRDARLFAGVLYTTREVAEELKDPRAQAALEVMRVEVVEIDEGKLRELLRRFRELSLADASVLLLALERGCVLVTDDGRLAAVARRLGVRVQGVFYR, from the coding sequence ATGAACTGCTACGTGTTGGACGCGTCAGCATTTATACACGGCAGAGACGCCAGGCTGTTCGCCGGGGTGCTCTACACCACGAGAGAGGTCGCCGAGGAGTTGAAAGACCCCAGGGCCCAGGCCGCGCTAGAAGTTATGAGGGTTGAGGTGGTGGAGATCGACGAGGGGAAATTGAGGGAACTTCTCCGCAGGTTTAGGGAGCTATCACTTGCAGATGCCTCGGTTTTACTTCTCGCCTTGGAGAGGGGGTGTGTCTTGGTGACAGACGACGGGAGACTGGCGGCGGTTGCCAGGAGGCTGGGAGTGAGAGTTCAGGGTGTTTTCTACAGATAG
- a CDS encoding HD domain-containing protein has translation MKFKKAVRDPIHGFIKLTEEEVRLIDGEPLIQRLRYVKQLGFVYLVYPTATHTRFDHSLGVLHVATLLGTRIMQQLGNVDEDLLRHIRVAALLHDIGHLPFSHSFEILTKHLLHMAVARGCVEVDMAQFDAARKPHEVTTQLLVNKLGPRLSELGYDPSLVAELLFGRDGRYRLFSNILTGVFDADRLDYIMRDMYFTGAAVGTSFTHIDLERIVENLEVVGENFQFNEKARVNLEGYLITRYNLYRHVYLHHKTVLFTEVARNILAEDIEKCGEGSGDPQICQYLCDLARFATGNVDEVNIWKATDDYFVSVFIRDAKFRDLLSRKPPDYVTLWKREKDFLEVFKDPVRINDLVDKIGPIHWALLNRLKKKFVERLNIELSEVVNCRLSPDDVILSYVSFDPYAEDLFITTAMGPLSISDISPLVKAVDEAWKGAPHFFLYIRKGALEKCGEKAVKSLEFVLEPLMDLAVRRISN, from the coding sequence ATGAAGTTTAAAAAAGCCGTTAGAGACCCTATCCACGGCTTTATTAAACTGACGGAGGAGGAGGTTAGGCTAATAGATGGGGAGCCGTTGATACAGAGGTTGAGGTACGTAAAGCAACTGGGGTTTGTCTACCTGGTATACCCCACGGCGACGCATACCAGATTTGACCACAGCTTGGGTGTTCTACACGTCGCCACTCTGCTGGGCACACGGATTATGCAACAACTCGGCAACGTAGACGAGGATTTGCTGAGGCACATACGGGTGGCGGCCCTCCTCCACGACATCGGCCACCTCCCATTTTCCCACTCTTTTGAAATATTGACAAAACACCTACTTCACATGGCCGTCGCGAGGGGATGCGTCGAGGTGGACATGGCTCAGTTCGACGCGGCGCGTAAGCCGCATGAAGTCACTACGCAACTCCTGGTGAATAAGCTGGGGCCAAGGCTGTCGGAGCTGGGGTACGACCCCAGCCTCGTGGCTGAGTTGCTATTCGGCCGGGATGGCAGATACAGACTTTTTAGCAACATCTTAACCGGGGTGTTCGACGCGGATAGGCTTGATTACATAATGCGCGACATGTACTTCACAGGCGCCGCCGTGGGCACCAGCTTTACCCATATAGATCTCGAAAGGATTGTGGAGAATTTGGAGGTAGTTGGAGAAAATTTCCAGTTTAACGAGAAGGCGCGCGTCAATCTGGAGGGCTACCTCATAACTAGGTACAACCTCTACCGCCACGTGTACCTCCACCACAAGACTGTGCTCTTCACAGAGGTGGCCAGGAACATACTGGCGGAGGATATAGAAAAATGCGGAGAGGGCTCCGGCGACCCCCAGATATGCCAGTATCTATGCGACCTGGCGCGGTTCGCCACGGGGAACGTGGATGAGGTAAACATCTGGAAAGCCACCGACGACTATTTCGTCTCTGTGTTTATCCGCGACGCCAAGTTTAGAGATCTTCTCTCTAGAAAGCCCCCGGATTACGTCACCCTGTGGAAGAGGGAGAAGGATTTTCTAGAGGTGTTTAAAGACCCAGTGAGGATAAACGATCTGGTTGATAAAATAGGCCCCATACACTGGGCCTTGCTGAATAGGCTTAAGAAGAAGTTCGTGGAAAGGCTTAACATCGAGCTCAGCGAGGTGGTCAACTGCAGACTTAGCCCAGACGACGTCATACTTTCCTACGTCAGCTTCGATCCGTATGCAGAGGATCTCTTCATAACCACCGCCATGGGCCCTCTATCCATTTCTGACATCTCGCCGCTTGTAAAAGCTGTTGACGAGGCGTGGAAAGGGGCGCCCCACTTCTTTCTATACATTAGAAAGGGGGCGCTTGAGAAATGCGGAGAAAAGGCGGTGAAGAGCTTGGAATTTGTCCTGGAGCCCTTGATGGACCTCGCAGTTCGAAGAATATCAAACTAG
- a CDS encoding diacylglycerol/polyprenol kinase family protein: MSRLEDLRNLVARKIFHIGFVGLMAVPFITDIPPELYIAALTFVGSLLYSIQVRQPIVWEEWRQSFFKALEDAFGRLEQLLPLDKPKLRDQYLKAVRQFEELVLLAERDYEKRHGYLGILMGAVGFLTALVLFGKQHLLAALISMAVYDAASAVAGSALGGKKFLGKLTAWGTAVGALLNTAVLMSLGYSPPASAVITALVIAADAASPEDNLTIPLAAAAGSYILHYL, from the coding sequence GTGAGTCGCCTAGAGGATTTACGTAACCTAGTCGCGAGGAAGATATTCCACATAGGCTTCGTGGGGTTGATGGCTGTGCCGTTTATAACCGATATACCGCCAGAACTCTACATAGCTGCGTTGACATTCGTCGGGAGCCTGCTCTACTCTATACAGGTGAGACAGCCAATTGTGTGGGAGGAGTGGAGACAGAGCTTCTTCAAGGCTCTCGAAGACGCCTTTGGAAGACTTGAACAGCTCCTGCCTCTAGACAAGCCGAAGCTAAGAGATCAGTACCTAAAGGCGGTGAGGCAGTTTGAGGAGCTGGTGCTTTTGGCTGAGAGGGACTACGAGAAGCGGCATGGATACCTAGGCATATTAATGGGCGCCGTGGGCTTCCTCACGGCGCTGGTCCTATTTGGAAAACAGCACCTGCTCGCCGCTCTCATAAGCATGGCGGTGTACGACGCCGCGAGCGCCGTGGCGGGCTCAGCTCTCGGAGGCAAGAAATTTCTAGGCAAACTCACCGCTTGGGGCACGGCTGTAGGGGCGTTGCTCAACACCGCCGTGCTCATGTCGCTGGGCTACTCCCCGCCAGCCTCCGCCGTTATTACAGCACTAGTTATAGCCGCAGACGCCGCGAGCCCAGAGGACAACCTGACAATCCCCCTAGCGGCGGCGGCGGGCTCCTACATATTGCACTATCTGTAG